The genomic region GGCCATCCCCACGCGCCGGGCGGGGCCTCGGAGCACTGCCGCGGCGAGCGTCTGGCCGTGTGACCCGGCGCTTCGCAAGCCTCGACGTCGCGTCGCGTTGCCAGAGAGTCACGCTccccgccggccccgcccccgcagcGCGCCGAGGGCACGCGCGGCCCCGCCCACCCGCGCGGCGGTCCGCTCCGCTGGCCCCGCCTACCTGCAGACCGGAAGTTCCGGTGGCGGAGCGCTGGACCGGGCCCGAGCGGATCGCGGGCTCGGGCTGCGGGCGCAGGGCGGGCTGGGCGCGGAGCCTGGGAGCGGAGCCCAGGCGGTGCCGCGCGGCGCCATGAAgggcaaggaggagaaggagggcgGCGCACGGCTGGGCGCCGGCGGCGGCAGCCCCGAGAAGAGCCCGAGCGCACAGGAGCTCAAGGAGCAGGGCAACCGGCTCTTCGTGGGCCGCAAGTACCCGGAGGCGGCGGCCTGCTACGGCCGCGCCATCGTGAGTGCGCCCGCGCTGCGGGAGGGGCTTGGCGTCTGAGCCAGGGGAGGGGCCGGGGTGCGGCTTCTGCCCCGCGCCCTCTCCAGAACATGTCAGGCCGTGCCCGCCAGACTTTcggagggagggggtgggtgcTTGGGGTCTGGGGCCGAGGCCGCGCCTTTCCCAAGCCAGTGCGGGCTGCCAGAGAACTGTGTTGGGTGGGAACTGTAGGTTTTCGAGGCCCACTGGGCTGGGGACCAGGCACCCTTGCTCCTTGAGGAGTCAAACGCGATGCTGGGCACTTCCACGAGTCTGGGAAAGCTACCTCACAAGACTCATTGGAGTCCAAGAGAGTGGGCTCACGTAGGCTTCACCCTCCCTCAGAACCCAAGGGCTTGGAAGCTGAGAAAACGCTAGTGTCTTGGTTCCAACTGTGGGCCTCAAGTTGGGACAGAGTGGGCAGGCTGAGCTCACTCCCTCATGCCGGCTGGTCCGGCCTTGGTCCCCAGACCCGGAACCCCTTGGTGGCAGTGTATTACACCAACCGGGCACTGTGCTACCTGAAGATGCAGCAGCACGAGCAAGCCCTGGCTGACTGTCGGCGCGCCCTGGAGCTGGACGGGCAGTCTGTGAAGGCACACTTCTTCCTGGGGCAATGCCAGCTGGAGATGGAAAGCTATGATGAGGCTATTGCCAACCTGCAGCGAGGTGGGCTTATAGGCTAGCCGGTTCCAGGGTGCCTGGGACCAGGTGGGTGGACTGGTTGAAGTTTACCCAAATACTCTATCCCCCAGCCTACAACCTGGCCAAGGAGCAGCGGCTCAACTTTGGGGATGACATCCCCAGTGCTCTGCGCATCGCAAAGAAAAAGCGCTGGAACAGCATTGAGGAGCGACGCATCCACCAGGAAAATGAGTTGCACTCTTATCTTACACGGCTCATTGTGGCTGAGCGTGAGAGGTGGGCTCCCCCCCTCGAGTCACCACTTTTAGGTTAACTCTGAGGTGTGAACACAGGTGTTTATTGAAGGTCAACTCTGGCACACAGGAGATGGAGGGGAATGAGGCCTGAATGATCCTAAGACTGGAGTGGAGTCTGACTGTCCCTGGCCAGACCCATCTCTGATCACCTTTTGGTCAACCCCCAGGGAACTGGAAGAGTGTCAGCGGAACCACGAGGGTGACGAGGACGACAGCCACATACGGGCCCAGCAGGCCTGCATTGAAGCCAAGCATGTGAGGGTGCCCCAGCCCAAGTGtggttcctctgtgtgtgtgtgtgctgtgatgTGAGGTGCCCCAGCTCCTGTTGGGTCTGTGTGTCTCGgtgcctggggaggggagaggggtgtcAGGCCCACAAGTGGCTGCTTGGTTCTTTGCAGGACAAGTACTTGGCAGACATGGACGAGCTCTTCTCCCAGGTAGACGAGAAGAGAAAGGTGAGCTGCCCGTCTTCTGGGGCCTGTGGGTAGCCGGAGCAGTGTCCCTTCCCAGCCCCTGACCTGATCCAACCCTGTGTGCTGCAGAAGCGAGACATCCCCGACTACCTGTGCGGCAAGATCAGCTTTGAGCTGATGCGGGAGCCCTGCATCACGCCCAGCGGCATCACGTACGACCGCAAGGACATCGAGGAGCACCTGCAGGTGAGGGCCTATGGGTGTTGGCAGCAGGACCCACACACCCTGAGCAGCTCCTAATTCTGATCCTGTCGTCACTACAGCGCGTGGGCCATTTTGACCCTGTGACTCGGAGCCCCCTGACCCAGGAACAGCTCATCCCCAACTTGGCCATGAAAGAGGTCATCGATGCCTTCATCTCTGAGAATGGCTGGGTAGAGGATTACTGAGCAGGGTGGGTGTATGGGCCACCCACCTGCCTTGCCCGGTACCCTAGCTCAGGAGGGCCTTGGGGCAGTAGCCCCTAGTTTTCTGTACATAGTTTGTGTCCCTGGATCCCTACCCTGGtgtccccaaccccacccccatcagTTCTGCTGGGCAACGCACCTCTCATCCTCCTCCTGGGCCGGAAAGGGGGGCTGAGGTGGGTTGGGCTGAGGCTGCTGCCATCACCTCTGTCCCTGTAATAAAACCTGTGAGCACTGCAGGGATGTGTGCTGGTGTGCAGTGGGCTCGCCAGCCACCCCCTTTGGCTAACCGAGGAAGGTAGAGATGAAGACGCTGGTGTCGAGGTTGAGTGTGGCATGCCACCATCGGTCAGGGAAATACAGCACCTGGCGAGGGGTGGGGGGGACATGTGGGTTGATGGGTTGGTTGGGGATCTTTGGCCCCGCTCAGCCTGGCACCTGCCTGCCAGCCACTGACCTCACCAGCCTGGATAGTGCATTCCAGGGGCCGTGCAGATGGTGTCAGGGCTGGGTATGTGTCCCGGAGCCAGGCCAGTGTGGTTTTGTTAGGGTGGAATTCGGGTGTCTTCTCAGGAGGGTACAGAAACCagcgctggggggtggggaggagcagcAAAGTTATGCTTTGTATTTTGGTCAGTGAACCCAAAGTCTCAGCCCGCACCCTGTGCTGACCTTGCGGCCATAGATCACCTCCGAGAACCCGGGTCCATGCCAGTGGAAGGGCACCCCAGAGCCAGCTCCTGTGGGGCGAGTTACGAGCACCTGGTTACCAAGCTTAATCCTCCCCAACCCAGCCCCCAAGTCCTTTTGTCCTGCAGGGCACCCACCTGCAATTCCAAAGCTGTAAGCAGGAGTTGTACCCAGCAGGCTGAACGGAGGTGGAGAATAGTGCCGAAAGAGGGAGGCCCATTCAGTGAAGTTGTTATCCCCAAAGAAGTACAGCGTGTCTGCCAGCGGAAaacacaggacacagggatcTCCAAgtcaccccccacacacacccatggTCACCTGTCTGGCTCACCATTGCCCATGGAGATGGGGTCCTGGGGGTGCAGCATCTGCTCCACATACTTCTCAAAGGGCAGGTCCACTGCAGTTTGAAAGGCGTTGGTCAGGACTAGTTGGTGCTGCCTGCAAGGTGCTGGCAAGTAGGCTGGGCTGCAGGGTGGGGCAGCTCACCTTTCTGGTAGGAGTAGGTGTTGGCGGTGCTCAACCGGACCACGCTGTCTCCAAAGGAGGCCAGCAGCCTCTGACGGGTGCACAGGTCCCGGAACCTCTGCGGAGGTAGAGAAAGGACTTCGGGGCGGGGCCCTGCACTGGCGAGTGGTCGTCGAGAGGGGCGTGAATACTCACCGAGTTGTCGGTGAGCCCCTGCAGGATGACAGGTCTGGAAAAGGCGTAGCTAAAAGGAAGGGCAGGGTCACGGCCAGGTCTGACCCTCGCCCACCCTCGGCTCCCGCCCACACGCGATCGAAGGGGCTCAAGGGGAAGCGGCCTCGGCGGTGCAGGGGACGGCTCTAGGCACAGGTTTCCGGGAGGTGTGGCCCCGAAGGAGGCCGCAAGTACCGCTGCACGAACTCGGCGTAGCTGAGGTCAGCCCGGCGCTCCACAGTGCAGTGCTCCTCTTCCGTCACGGCCGCCGGCGCCCCCGGTCCGGGCCGTCGCCTGCCGACACAGCGGCTCACTTTGTCGGCCGCCCCGCTGCGCTCCCCGCCCCGCTTCGCCCCACCCGGCCACCCGGCGCCGCTCACCACCCTCCGTCGGCGTCCTTCCCGAAGCTCCGGGCGGGAACCGCCAGCGTCCAGAGCGCGAGCCACAGAAGCGGCCGCGCCTCCAGCGCCATGAGCTTGCAGCCGCGAGGCACGCCGGGAGTGCCTCCGTGAGGCCACCGACCGGCTGGGGAGCCGCTTCCTTCGGCCCAGAAGGAGGGGGGCGCTTCCGGGAGGAGGGGCGAGGGCCGCTCCAAGGGATGCTATTGGCTACTGCGCCGCGGAGGCCCCGCCCTCCGCCCGGTAAAGTAGGCCGCGCCGGCAGCTGACCCCAAGCGACACGAGCAGGTAACAAGCCGCTCAGAATGCCTCCCGCGTCCTTTATTTGGTTCACAAGCCCATCCCCACCAGCCCGGCAGCGGGTCAGGAGTACTCGCACAGGTGGCCGCAGCCGGCGGGGCAGTGGGAGCTGCCCTCCAGCCACTTCATGATGTGCTGCAGGTGGCCGCCGTGACTACAGCCCTGGCACCACACGAAGAGCCCCTTGACCACGTGGTGGCAGACGGCGCACATGCTGGCGCAGCGGCGGCAGCGGTCGCACACCCAGCCCCGGCTGCTCATGGGCCGCTTGCAGTGGCTGCAGTTGACATGCAGGGTGGTGGAGGCCTGGTTGAGGCAGCTGATGGCGCGGCTGGTGCTGAGCTTGACCACTTGATTGGACACGTTCCAGAGGCAGAAGCGCTGCAGCAGGTCGATGTAGGACGTGTACCAGTGCTCCTGGTGGGCAGGACGGGGAGGGCGGAGTAAGAACCCGGGGTTCCCTGGGCATAGACACGGGTGCGGGTGTAGGCGGGGCGTGCAGGGGCAGTCCTCGGGGTGGCAGCTGCTCCAGGAAGACCCCCAGACCCTGTCACCCACCTGGGTCTGCTCGTCGATGTCCTTGCGCACGCGCTCACCCAGCACAATGAGCACGGACACGGCCATCTGCACATCACCCTGCTCGGCATAGAAGCGCAGCATGTCACACACTAGGGCGCTGAAGAAGTCGGGCGGCAGGCGGCTGTCGCACAGCGCGTGCGAGACCGAGATGAGTGAGAAGGAGGAGTCCACAGGCACCAGGGAGGCTGCATCTGCCTCACTGCCGCTCACGTGGGGAGAGTCGGCCTTGTCCTGCAGGTGCTCGGGCCCCGGCGGGGTATCCACAATCTCGTGGCGCAGCGGGAAGGCCTCCTGGGGCAGCACATACTCGGGCTCCTCCGCTATGACATAGGGGCAGGAAGGGTAGGCAGGCTCTGGCCCCGCCTCCCAGCcccactccaccccttccccacaccCCCACTTACAGTGTGCGTGTTCCGGATCCAACAGGTAAAGCTCATCGTCCTCACCTTCCACGTCGCCCAGCAGGTAATCAGTGGGCACATCGCTGCCCTCAGTCTCCTCGTTATCTGtccaagggagggagggagagcatTCCAGGACTGCCTCACGCTTGGAGACCCATTCCCAATCCCATGAAGGCCCTCTGCCAGCCCCCACCCTACCTTCATTGGTTATGAGTGTGGCTGAGGAGTCCAGCAGCACTGTGTCGCTCCGTGTATCACCCTTGCTGCGGTCCAGCCGAGTCTCACTGCCCAGTCCTGGGGCCATATCCTTCAGGTTGaaactggaggcagggagggccGATGGGTGGGTAGGCACCAGCAGTCCCACCCTCTGGGGAGAGCCGCCCCCAGGTGTCTACCTGTTCATGAGGGGCAGGCCACAGGAGCTGCCCTTGCCCATGCTGTGGTTGAGATTGGTGGTGGGCACCAGACCAGGACTACAGTAGATGATCCGGAGCATGGTCCACGTCTGAGCCACCTAGGGGTAGGCACTAGTCACTCATGGGGGTCCTGGGTCCCTGGAGGCCTGCACAGGCTCCCCTCTGCCTGGATAGAACCACAAACCCTCAGCTTTCAGCTGCCCCAGGGACCCAACGTCCTGGCCCACCCCAGGTGGGAAGCCGAGGCccataggaaaaacaaaaaacctagccTCCATCCTGTAGGGGCAGAGGAAACATGGAAATGGGCCTGAGGTCCCAGGGAGATGATGAGCAAGGCAATGTGGACATTCTCTGTAGGGCCGGACATCCTGGGAAGTCTAGAAGCAAGGACAAGCCAAGAGGGGCCAAGACCCCACAACACCCAGGCCTGCACCCCAGGAATGGCACTGGCATCTGGCCCACTCCTGGGGCTCTGGACACTCTGTTACTGGGGCAAGCTGGGGGTGTCCTCAGCCAGAGCTGAACTCTGAACTCGGCACGGTCCAGCCGCAGCTGTCAGAGGAGTGCCAGGCCCTGTACCAAGATCCTAGCCCTCAGCCCACCCTGTGTACCTGGTTACGGCCAAGCTCTCGAGCCACTTTCGCATTGTGGTCACAGAGCTCGGCCAGTGGTCGGCCGGCCAGGGCGTAACGCTCGGCTGTATCCACGAACCAGCTCATGCTGCCGCTGCCGGGTTCTATCTCAAAGACATTGAGGGCACTGGAGGCGAGGCCCGCAAAGGGCTCGGCAGGGTCCAGCTTGCGCTTGAAGAAGATGGGGTGGCGCCGATCCCCAGTGTAGGGTTTGCGCCCCGACTCGGTGGCCACGAGGCTCTCCTTGGCTGCGAAGGCCAGGTCCCCAAAGAGGCCGTAGCAGAGGCCCTCAGGGTTGGCACGCTCAACAGGCTGGCTGGCGTCGCGGAACAGGTGCTGACACAGAGTGCTGTCCTTGGAGCCGGAGAGCAGGAACGAGGGGTCATGCGGGTGGCGCCAGGCGATGCCCGTCGTGACGTCCCGGTG from Bos javanicus breed banteng chromosome 25, ARS-OSU_banteng_1.0, whole genome shotgun sequence harbors:
- the STUB1 gene encoding E3 ubiquitin-protein ligase CHIP — protein: MKGKEEKEGGARLGAGGGSPEKSPSAQELKEQGNRLFVGRKYPEAAACYGRAITRNPLVAVYYTNRALCYLKMQQHEQALADCRRALELDGQSVKAHFFLGQCQLEMESYDEAIANLQRAYNLAKEQRLNFGDDIPSALRIAKKKRWNSIEERRIHQENELHSYLTRLIVAERERELEECQRNHEGDEDDSHIRAQQACIEAKHDKYLADMDELFSQVDEKRKKRDIPDYLCGKISFELMREPCITPSGITYDRKDIEEHLQRVGHFDPVTRSPLTQEQLIPNLAMKEVIDAFISENGWVEDY
- the JMJD8 gene encoding jmjC domain-containing protein 8 isoform X2, coding for MALEARPLLWLALWTLAVPARSFGKDADGGWRRPGPGAPAAVTEEEHCTVERRADLSYADYAFSRPVILQGLTDNSRFRDLCTRQRLLASFGDSVVRLSTANTYSYQKVDLPFEKYVEQMLHPQDPISMGNDTLYFFGDNNFTEWASLFRHYSPPPFSLLGTTPAYSFGIAGAGSGVPFHWHGPGFSEVIYGRKRWFLYPPEKTPEFHPNKTTLAWLRDTYPALTPSARPLECTIQAGEVLYFPDRWWHATLNLDTSVFISTFLGTEVMAAASAQPTSAPLSGPGGG
- the JMJD8 gene encoding jmjC domain-containing protein 8 isoform X3, which translates into the protein MALEARPLLWLALWTLAVPARSFGKDADGGWRRPGPGAPAAVTEEEHCTVERRADLSYAEFVQRYAFSRPVILQGLTDNSRFRDLCTRQRLLASFGDSVVRLSTANTYSYQKDTLYFFGDNNFTEWASLFRHYSPPPFSLLGTTPAYSFGIAGAGSGVPFHWHGPGFSEVIYGRKRWFLYPPEKTPEFHPNKTTLAWLRDTYPALTPSARPLECTIQAGEVLYFPDRWWHATLNLDTSVFISTFLGTEVMAAASAQPTSAPLSGPGGG
- the JMJD8 gene encoding jmjC domain-containing protein 8 isoform X4; the protein is MALEARPLLWLALWTLAVPARSFGKDADGGWRRPGPGAPAAVTEEEHCTVERRADLSYAEFVQRYAFSRPVILQGLTDNSRFRDLCTRQRLLASFGDSVVRLSTANTYSYQKVDLPFEKYVEQMLHPQDPISMGNGAGSGVPFHWHGPGFSEVIYGRKRWFLYPPEKTPEFHPNKTTLAWLRDTYPALTPSARPLECTIQAGEVLYFPDRWWHATLNLDTSVFISTFLGTEVMAAASAQPTSAPLSGPGGG
- the JMJD8 gene encoding jmjC domain-containing protein 8 isoform X1, with the protein product MALEARPLLWLALWTLAVPARSFGKDADGGWRRPGPGAPAAVTEEEHCTVERRADLSYAEFVQRYAFSRPVILQGLTDNSRFRDLCTRQRLLASFGDSVVRLSTANTYSYQKVDLPFEKYVEQMLHPQDPISMGNDTLYFFGDNNFTEWASLFRHYSPPPFSLLGTTPAYSFGIAGAGSGVPFHWHGPGFSEVIYGRKRWFLYPPEKTPEFHPNKTTLAWLRDTYPALTPSARPLECTIQAGEVLYFPDRWWHATLNLDTSVFISTFLGTEVMAAASAQPTSAPLSGPGGG
- the JMJD8 gene encoding jmjC domain-containing protein 8 isoform X5, encoding MALEARPLLWLALWTLAVPARSFGKDADGGWRRPGPGAPAAVTEEEHCTVERRADLSYADYAFSRPVILQGLTDNSRFRDLCTRQRLLASFGDSVVRLSTANTYSYQKDTLYFFGDNNFTEWASLFRHYSPPPFSLLGTTPAYSFGIAGAGSGVPFHWHGPGFSEVIYGRKRWFLYPPEKTPEFHPNKTTLAWLRDTYPALTPSARPLECTIQAGEVLYFPDRWWHATLNLDTSVFISTFLG
- the WDR24 gene encoding GATOR2 complex protein WDR24, which gives rise to MEKMSRVTTALGGSVLTGRTMHCHLDAPANAISVCRDAAQVVVAGRSIFKIYAIEEEQFVEKLNLRVGRKPSLNLSCADVVWHQMDENLLATAATNGVVVTWNLGRPSRNKQDQLFTEHKRTVNKVCFHPTEAHVLLSGSQDGFMKCFDLRRKDSVSTFSGQSESVRDVQFSIRDYFTFASTFENGNVQLWDIRRPDRCERMFTAHNGPVFCCDWHPEDRGWLATGGRDKMVKVWDMATHRAKEVHCVQTIASVARVKWRPECRHHLATCSMMVDHNVYVWDVRRPFVPAAMFEEHRDVTTGIAWRHPHDPSFLLSGSKDSTLCQHLFRDASQPVERANPEGLCYGLFGDLAFAAKESLVATESGRKPYTGDRRHPIFFKRKLDPAEPFAGLASSALNVFEIEPGSGSMSWFVDTAERYALAGRPLAELCDHNAKVARELGRNQVAQTWTMLRIIYCSPGLVPTTNLNHSMGKGSSCGLPLMNSFNLKDMAPGLGSETRLDRSKGDTRSDTVLLDSSATLITNEDNEETEGSDVPTDYLLGDVEGEDDELYLLDPEHAHSEEPEYVLPQEAFPLRHEIVDTPPGPEHLQDKADSPHVSGSEADAASLVPVDSSFSLISVSHALCDSRLPPDFFSALVCDMLRFYAEQGDVQMAVSVLIVLGERVRKDIDEQTQEHWYTSYIDLLQRFCLWNVSNQVVKLSTSRAISCLNQASTTLHVNCSHCKRPMSSRGWVCDRCRRCASMCAVCHHVVKGLFVWCQGCSHGGHLQHIMKWLEGSSHCPAGCGHLCEYS